The Salinibacterium sp. M195 genome includes a window with the following:
- a CDS encoding type II secretion system F family protein produces the protein MSDALAWALVAGIAGGLGLWSILSLIPRLSRPTLATRVAPYVIDVSAGAREHLAPGSVGPLPVLGVLLVPGARWLRETLASVVGGSDQILRRLRQSGSELTLEAYRSQQLLAVLGGAMVGVAFDIAVANRQQVPFAAQAVLVVVGGVAGITLRDYLLQRAAKNRIRRLTAELPVVLEFLALSLSAGEGILDAVRRVSHVGGGELSRELARVVSSVNTGLPFGETLGVLARELELAPFSRCVDQILGALDRGSPLSEVLQAQAQDAREESKRELLELAGKKEVAMLFPLVFLILPITIAFAIFPGIFVLQVGF, from the coding sequence ATGAGTGATGCACTGGCCTGGGCGCTTGTCGCGGGAATTGCTGGCGGGCTCGGCCTGTGGTCGATTCTGAGTCTCATTCCGCGGCTGAGTCGACCCACCTTGGCGACGAGAGTTGCGCCTTACGTAATTGACGTCTCCGCCGGTGCACGGGAACATTTGGCCCCAGGCTCGGTCGGGCCGCTGCCGGTGCTGGGAGTTCTGCTCGTTCCTGGCGCGCGCTGGTTGCGCGAGACGCTCGCGTCGGTCGTCGGCGGTAGCGACCAGATCCTGCGACGGCTCCGCCAATCTGGCTCCGAGCTCACCCTCGAGGCCTACCGCTCGCAGCAACTCCTGGCCGTTCTCGGCGGTGCGATGGTGGGCGTGGCTTTCGATATCGCTGTCGCGAATCGGCAACAGGTGCCATTCGCCGCCCAAGCAGTGCTCGTGGTGGTCGGCGGTGTTGCCGGCATCACGCTGCGTGACTATCTGCTGCAACGCGCAGCCAAGAACCGCATCCGTCGTCTCACTGCAGAGTTGCCCGTCGTGCTCGAGTTCTTGGCGCTCAGCCTGTCGGCTGGCGAGGGAATCCTGGATGCCGTCCGTCGCGTCTCGCACGTGGGCGGCGGTGAGTTGTCGCGAGAGCTCGCTCGCGTGGTCTCTTCGGTCAATACAGGCCTTCCTTTTGGCGAGACACTGGGCGTGCTCGCCCGCGAGTTGGAACTCGCCCCGTTCTCGCGCTGTGTTGACCAAATCTTGGGAGCCCTCGATCGCGGTAGCCCGCTGTCTGAGGTGCTGCAAGCCCAGGCTCAGGATGCTCGTGAAGAGTCCAAGCGTGAACTGCTCGAGCTCGCCGGCAAGAAGGAGGTCGCGATGCTCTTTCCGCTCGTGTTCCTCATCCTGCCCATCACGATCGCGTTTGCGATCTTCCCCGGCATCTTCGTGCTGCAGGTGGGGTTCTAG
- a CDS encoding type II secretion system F family protein: MSLIVGIVLAVGVVLIAATFLWPATDERRVRGRSAFSLRLSERLVQAGLPTTSPVVVVIVSLALSFAVAAITFVLTSVLAVVLCAAAAALVLPTLGISWRARMRRRTTRVVWPDVVDQLVSAVRSGLALPDSLMTLAQTGPAVTRAAFVAFAVRYRATGNFSVAVDELKVALADPVADRILETLRMSREVGGSELTNVLRSLSVYLRQEAAIRSEIEARQSWVMNAARLGLAAPWVVLFLLTTRPEAALAYNSAGGAALIVAGLVLSVVAYRIMAGIGRLPEQPRWFA; encoded by the coding sequence ATGAGCCTGATCGTGGGCATCGTGCTCGCAGTCGGTGTCGTCTTGATCGCGGCGACCTTTCTCTGGCCGGCTACGGACGAACGCCGGGTGCGTGGTCGTTCGGCGTTCTCACTTCGCCTGAGCGAACGACTCGTGCAGGCGGGGCTCCCGACCACTAGTCCGGTGGTTGTGGTGATTGTGTCGCTCGCGTTGAGCTTCGCTGTAGCGGCCATCACCTTTGTGCTGACATCGGTACTCGCCGTCGTGCTGTGTGCTGCCGCGGCCGCCCTCGTGTTGCCGACGCTCGGGATCAGCTGGCGTGCTCGCATGCGTCGCCGAACCACTCGCGTGGTGTGGCCCGATGTCGTTGACCAGTTGGTGTCGGCAGTGCGGTCGGGGCTTGCGCTTCCTGACAGCCTCATGACACTCGCCCAGACGGGGCCAGCGGTAACGCGCGCCGCTTTCGTCGCCTTCGCTGTGCGCTATCGGGCAACAGGAAACTTCTCGGTAGCCGTCGACGAACTGAAAGTGGCGCTCGCCGACCCGGTTGCCGACCGCATCCTTGAAACCTTGCGGATGTCGCGCGAAGTGGGCGGCAGCGAACTGACAAATGTTCTGCGCAGTCTCAGCGTCTACTTGCGCCAGGAGGCAGCTATTCGTTCGGAGATCGAAGCGCGCCAATCCTGGGTGATGAATGCGGCGCGGCTCGGTCTGGCCGCACCGTGGGTGGTGCTGTTCTTGCTCACCACACGGCCTGAAGCCGCACTCGCTTATAACTCAGCGGGCGGTGCTGCCCTGATTGTTGCCGGACTGGTGCTCTCTGTTGTTGCGTATCGAATCATGGCGGGCATTGGTCGCCTTCCCGAACAACCGCGGTGGTTCGCATGA